One segment of Dama dama isolate Ldn47 chromosome 15, ASM3311817v1, whole genome shotgun sequence DNA contains the following:
- the RASGEF1A gene encoding ras-GEF domain-containing family member 1A isoform X2: MFLEPQETMPQTSVVFSSILGPSCSGQGQPGMGERGGGAGGSGDLIFQDGRLISGSLEALMEHLVPTVDYYPDRTYIFTFLLSSRVFIPPHDLLARVGQLCMEQRQQLEAGSEKAKLKSFSAKIVQLLKEWTEAFPFDFQDEKAMAELKAITHRVTQCDEENSTVKKAISQMTQSLLLSLAARSQLQELREKLRSPAMDKGPVLKAKPPAAQKDILGVCCDPLVLAQQLTHIELERVSSIHPEDLMQIVSHMDSRDKHRCRGDMTKTYSLEAYDNWFNCLSMLVATEVCRVVKKKHRTRMLEFFIDVARECFNIGNFNSMMAIISGMNLSPVARLKKTWSKVKTAKFDVLEHHMDPSSNFCNYRTALQGATQRSQTANSSREKIVIPVFNLFVKDIYFLHKIHTNHLPNGHINFKKFWEISRQIHEFMTWTQVECPFEKDKKIQSYLLTAPIYSEEALFIASFESEGPENHMEKDSWKTLRTTLLNRA; encoded by the exons GAAACTATGCCCCAGACGTCCGTGGTCTTCTCCAGCATCCTCGGGCCCAGCTGTAGTGGACAGGGACAGCCCGGCATGGGGGAGCGAGGCGGTGGGGCCGGTGGCTCTGGGGACCTCATCTTCCAAGATGGACGTCTCATCTCAGGGTCCCTGGAGGCCCTGATGGAGCACCTGGTCCCCACAGTGGACTATTACCCTGAC AGGACGTACATCTTCACGTTTCTCCTGAGCTCCCGGGTCTTCATCCCCCCTCATGACTTGCTGGCCCGTGTGGGGCAGCTCTGCATGGAGCAGAGGCAACAGCTGGAGGCTGGGTCTGAGAAG GCCAAGCTGAAGTCCTTCTCAGCCAAGATCGTGCAGCTGCTTAAGGAGTGGACGGAGGCCTTCCCCTTTGACTTCCAGGACGAGAAGGCCATGGCTGAGTTGAAGGCCATCACCCATCGGGTCACCCAGTGTGATGAG GAGAACAGCACTGTGAAGAAGGCTATCTCCCAGATGACGCAGAGCCTGCTGCTGTCCCTGGCTGCCCGGAGCCAGCTTCAGGAGCTGCGGGAGAAGCTCCGCTCACCAGCTATGGACAAAGGGCCAGTCCTCAAGGCCAAGCCTCCAGCTGCTCAGAAGGACATCCTGGGCGTGTGCTGCGACCCCCTGGTGCTGGCCCAGCAGCTGACACATATCGAGCTG GAGAGAGTCAGCAGCATCCACCCCGAGGACCTGATGCAGATCGTCAGCCACATGGACTCCCGGGACAAACACAGG TGCCGAGGGGACATGACCAAGACCTATAGCCTGGAGGCCTATGACAACTGGTTCAACTGCCTCAGCATGCTGGTGGCCACCGAGGTGTGCCGG GTAGTGAAGAAGAAGCACCGGACCCGCATGCTGGAGTTCTTCATTGACGTGGCTCGAGAGTGCTTCAATATCGGCAACTTCAACTCCATGATGGCCATCATCT CTGGCATGAACCTCAGTCCTGTGGCGAGGCTGAAGAAGACGTGGTCCAAGGTCAAGACGGCAAAGTTCGACGTCTTAGAG CACCACATGGACCCATCCAGCAATTTCTGCAATTACCGGACAGCCCTGCAGGGGGCCACGCAGAGGTCACAGACGGCCAACAGCAGCCGGGAGAAGATCGTCATCCCCGTGTTCAACCTTTTCGTCAAGGACATCTACTTCCTGCACAAAATCCACACCAACCACCTGCCCAACGGACACATTAACTTCAAG AAATTTTGGGAGATCTCCAGGCAGATACATGAGTTCATGACATGGACACAGGTGGAGTGTCCCTTTGAGAAGGACAAGAAGATTCAGAGTTACCTGCTGACGGCTCCCATCTACAGCGAAGAAG CTCTCttcatcgcctcctttgaaagtgAAGGTCCAGAAAACCACATGGAAAAGGACAGCTGGAAGACCCTCAG GACCACTCTCCTTAACAGAGCCTGA
- the RASGEF1A gene encoding ras-GEF domain-containing family member 1A isoform X1, producing the protein MFLEPQETMPQTSVVFSSILGPSCSGQGQPGMGERGGGAGGSGDLIFQDGRLISGSLEALMEHLVPTVDYYPDRTYIFTFLLSSRVFIPPHDLLARVGQLCMEQRQQLEAGSEKAKLKSFSAKIVQLLKEWTEAFPFDFQDEKAMAELKAITHRVTQCDEENSTVKKAISQMTQSLLLSLAARSQLQELREKLRSPAMDKGPVLKAKPPAAQKDILGVCCDPLVLAQQLTHIELERVSSIHPEDLMQIVSHMDSRDKHRCRGDMTKTYSLEAYDNWFNCLSMLVATEVCRVVKKKHRTRMLEFFIDVARECFNIGNFNSMMAIISGMNLSPVARLKKTWSKVKTAKFDVLEHHMDPSSNFCNYRTALQGATQRSQTANSSREKIVIPVFNLFVKDIYFLHKIHTNHLPNGHINFKKFWEISRQIHEFMTWTQVECPFEKDKKIQSYLLTAPIYSEEGEGHHPQPPAQTHTVKVTLTWGALPGYSHATLGKLSSQGRVHEGGL; encoded by the exons GAAACTATGCCCCAGACGTCCGTGGTCTTCTCCAGCATCCTCGGGCCCAGCTGTAGTGGACAGGGACAGCCCGGCATGGGGGAGCGAGGCGGTGGGGCCGGTGGCTCTGGGGACCTCATCTTCCAAGATGGACGTCTCATCTCAGGGTCCCTGGAGGCCCTGATGGAGCACCTGGTCCCCACAGTGGACTATTACCCTGAC AGGACGTACATCTTCACGTTTCTCCTGAGCTCCCGGGTCTTCATCCCCCCTCATGACTTGCTGGCCCGTGTGGGGCAGCTCTGCATGGAGCAGAGGCAACAGCTGGAGGCTGGGTCTGAGAAG GCCAAGCTGAAGTCCTTCTCAGCCAAGATCGTGCAGCTGCTTAAGGAGTGGACGGAGGCCTTCCCCTTTGACTTCCAGGACGAGAAGGCCATGGCTGAGTTGAAGGCCATCACCCATCGGGTCACCCAGTGTGATGAG GAGAACAGCACTGTGAAGAAGGCTATCTCCCAGATGACGCAGAGCCTGCTGCTGTCCCTGGCTGCCCGGAGCCAGCTTCAGGAGCTGCGGGAGAAGCTCCGCTCACCAGCTATGGACAAAGGGCCAGTCCTCAAGGCCAAGCCTCCAGCTGCTCAGAAGGACATCCTGGGCGTGTGCTGCGACCCCCTGGTGCTGGCCCAGCAGCTGACACATATCGAGCTG GAGAGAGTCAGCAGCATCCACCCCGAGGACCTGATGCAGATCGTCAGCCACATGGACTCCCGGGACAAACACAGG TGCCGAGGGGACATGACCAAGACCTATAGCCTGGAGGCCTATGACAACTGGTTCAACTGCCTCAGCATGCTGGTGGCCACCGAGGTGTGCCGG GTAGTGAAGAAGAAGCACCGGACCCGCATGCTGGAGTTCTTCATTGACGTGGCTCGAGAGTGCTTCAATATCGGCAACTTCAACTCCATGATGGCCATCATCT CTGGCATGAACCTCAGTCCTGTGGCGAGGCTGAAGAAGACGTGGTCCAAGGTCAAGACGGCAAAGTTCGACGTCTTAGAG CACCACATGGACCCATCCAGCAATTTCTGCAATTACCGGACAGCCCTGCAGGGGGCCACGCAGAGGTCACAGACGGCCAACAGCAGCCGGGAGAAGATCGTCATCCCCGTGTTCAACCTTTTCGTCAAGGACATCTACTTCCTGCACAAAATCCACACCAACCACCTGCCCAACGGACACATTAACTTCAAG AAATTTTGGGAGATCTCCAGGCAGATACATGAGTTCATGACATGGACACAGGTGGAGTGTCCCTTTGAGAAGGACAAGAAGATTCAGAGTTACCTGCTGACGGCTCCCATCTACAGCGAAGAAGGTGAGGgccaccacccccaaccccctgcccAGACACACACTGTAAAAGTCACTCTGACATGGGGTGCCCTCCCAGGTTATTCCCATGCTACGCTGGGGAAGCTCAGCTCTCAGGGGAGAGTGCATGAGGGTGGGCTGTGA